In Pseudomonas deceptionensis, a single window of DNA contains:
- a CDS encoding phage tail protein I translates to MSDSSLLPFNRTPLEQALAQLSSGDRTLANVLRQMHSVENCPAALLPWLAIQRSVDRWDPEWSEPIKRKVVTDAFEVHKRKGTVGALRRVVEPFADILEIVEWYELEPMGEPGTFTMSLALFDSGLSDTGIAELERMINDTKPLSRHLVGLSITYSPNGSYYIGAGISSGDEVTISSPELWSDDLDLINLELSANDLYYFANFALPGLMRVT, encoded by the coding sequence ATGAGTGATTCCAGCCTGTTGCCGTTCAATCGCACGCCATTGGAACAGGCGCTTGCGCAGCTTTCTTCCGGTGACCGAACCCTAGCCAACGTGCTGCGCCAGATGCACTCGGTCGAGAACTGCCCGGCGGCTCTGCTGCCTTGGCTGGCCATCCAGCGCAGTGTCGATCGCTGGGACCCAGAGTGGTCCGAGCCCATCAAGCGCAAGGTTGTCACGGATGCGTTTGAGGTTCACAAGCGCAAGGGCACCGTAGGCGCGCTGCGCCGGGTGGTCGAGCCGTTTGCGGACATTCTGGAGATCGTCGAGTGGTACGAGCTGGAGCCGATGGGTGAACCGGGCACCTTCACCATGAGCCTGGCCCTGTTTGACAGCGGCCTGAGCGACACGGGCATTGCCGAGCTGGAGCGGATGATCAACGACACCAAGCCGCTCAGTCGGCATCTGGTGGGCCTGAGCATCACCTATAGCCCGAACGGCAGTTACTACATCGGCGCCGGTATTTCTTCGGGTGACGAGGTGACTATTTCCTCACCTGAACTGTGGTCTGACGATCTCGACCTGATCAACTTGGAGCTGTCGGCCAATGATCTCTATTACTTCGCCAACTTCGCCTTACCGGGCCTGATGAGGGTTACATGA
- a CDS encoding phage tail protein, giving the protein MAEQNTLYIAMLTDVGAAQQAKAIANGTPWNITHMGVGDGNGITPIPSKLQKNLVNENLRLKLNRLTVRADRPVISAELILPSNVGGWWVREVGLYDSTGALVAVASYPPTYKPTLAQGTGRTQGIRLQILVSSTANITIQDDPTLVTATLSTVREEIGKGEAGSAVKLKTARTISVSGAATGEAQFDGSDNAQIALTLADTGIKAGTYSKVTVTAKGLVVKAESLLAADIPSLDAAKITTGTLSRPTSANAGTATKLQTGRALTFGGAATGMGWFDGSGDVNIQLALAALDAGKLTSGILPVARGGTGGGTPAEARAGIGAGVPSSFYHDPAGYWWDKDTGFFVQWGSRAMGDLPGGMVTTKVVFTYPFDTKPFIVIPVITQYPGGIVSAATVTCALNEQNTTASECLFSFTEYVGQIQQFGFRWIAVGYRVTPM; this is encoded by the coding sequence ATGGCAGAGCAAAACACGTTGTACATCGCCATGCTGACGGATGTTGGCGCGGCTCAGCAGGCCAAAGCGATCGCAAACGGCACGCCCTGGAACATCACCCACATGGGCGTTGGGGACGGTAACGGTATTACCCCGATTCCGTCGAAGCTGCAAAAGAACCTGGTTAACGAAAATTTGCGCCTCAAACTGAACCGCCTGACAGTGCGCGCCGACCGGCCGGTGATCAGTGCCGAGCTGATCCTGCCGTCAAATGTGGGCGGCTGGTGGGTGCGTGAGGTTGGTTTGTATGACTCGACCGGTGCACTGGTGGCGGTGGCCAGCTATCCGCCGACCTACAAGCCGACACTGGCTCAGGGCACCGGGCGCACCCAAGGTATTCGGCTGCAGATCCTCGTCAGCAGCACGGCGAATATCACGATTCAGGATGACCCGACGCTGGTGACAGCGACCCTCTCGACCGTGCGCGAAGAGATCGGAAAGGGCGAGGCGGGGAGTGCCGTCAAACTCAAAACGGCGCGCACTATTTCGGTATCAGGTGCAGCGACGGGCGAGGCTCAATTTGATGGGTCGGACAATGCTCAAATCGCCCTGACATTGGCTGATACGGGCATCAAGGCAGGCACCTACTCCAAGGTGACCGTGACTGCGAAGGGCTTGGTTGTTAAGGCCGAATCCTTACTGGCAGCGGATATTCCGTCGCTCGATGCCGCCAAGATCACCACTGGCACCTTGAGCCGTCCGACCTCGGCTAACGCCGGTACCGCGACCAAGCTGCAGACCGGCCGGGCGCTGACCTTTGGCGGCGCTGCCACCGGTATGGGCTGGTTCGACGGTAGCGGCGACGTCAACATCCAGCTAGCTCTGGCTGCGCTGGATGCTGGCAAATTGACCAGTGGCATTTTGCCCGTCGCTCGCGGGGGAACTGGTGGCGGCACACCGGCTGAAGCCCGGGCAGGTATCGGCGCCGGTGTGCCATCCAGTTTCTACCACGACCCGGCGGGTTACTGGTGGGATAAGGACACCGGTTTTTTTGTGCAGTGGGGAAGCCGGGCGATGGGCGATTTGCCCGGCGGCATGGTTACGACAAAGGTTGTTTTTACTTATCCGTTTGATACCAAGCCTTTTATCGTTATTCCGGTCATTACACAGTATCCCGGCGGCATTGTTTCGGCTGCTACGGTCACTTGTGCGCTGAACGAACAAAACACTACCGCTTCGGAGTGCCTGTTCAGCTTTACAGAATATGTGGGCCAGATTCAGCAATTCGGCTTTCGCTGGATCGCTGTCGGCTATCGCGTCACACCGATGTAA
- a CDS encoding phage tail sheath subtilisin-like domain-containing protein — translation MSSTDFFHGITVSLVETGARVIALPSSSIIGLVDTFTPGLGLVETNVPTLLTRESEAVAAFGADSAITRACKAIFNQSAAAIVAVGVPADTEAAVLTSAIIGGVSADGTRTGLQALLDGKSLFNLQPRLVIAPKHSATEAVATAMDVLAGKLKAIGIIDGPNTTDEAAIAYAENFGSKRLFMVDPAVKQWSTALNGDVSVPGSAIAAGLFAQTDSRFGFWSSPSNKEIAGITSTVRPVEYLDGDKTCRANLLNGANITTIIRDGGYRLWGNRTLSSDAKWAFVTRVRTTDMVMDAIQAGMKWAVDRGITKTYVKDVTETINAFMRDLKAQGAVINFEVYPDLEKTTATQIEQGKVYWTIRFTDVPPAENPIFQIEVTNQWLTEVLEA, via the coding sequence ATGAGTTCTACCGACTTCTTTCACGGCATTACCGTGTCGCTGGTCGAGACCGGCGCCCGTGTAATCGCGTTGCCTTCGTCCTCGATCATCGGCCTGGTCGATACCTTCACCCCCGGGCTGGGTCTGGTGGAGACCAACGTGCCCACCTTGCTGACCCGTGAGAGTGAAGCGGTGGCCGCGTTCGGCGCTGACTCGGCAATCACCCGGGCGTGCAAGGCGATTTTCAATCAGTCGGCAGCTGCCATCGTGGCGGTCGGTGTGCCAGCGGATACCGAGGCGGCCGTGCTGACCAGTGCGATCATCGGTGGTGTCTCGGCGGACGGCACGCGTACCGGCCTGCAGGCGCTGCTCGATGGCAAAAGCCTGTTCAACCTGCAGCCGCGGCTAGTCATTGCGCCCAAGCACAGCGCCACGGAAGCGGTGGCCACCGCGATGGACGTATTGGCCGGCAAGCTGAAGGCGATCGGCATCATCGATGGGCCCAATACCACCGATGAGGCGGCGATCGCCTACGCCGAGAACTTCGGTTCCAAGCGCCTGTTTATGGTTGATCCGGCGGTCAAGCAGTGGAGCACAGCGCTCAACGGCGACGTGTCGGTGCCGGGTTCTGCGATCGCTGCAGGCCTGTTTGCGCAGACCGATTCGCGCTTTGGTTTCTGGTCGTCGCCGTCGAACAAAGAGATTGCCGGCATCACCAGCACGGTGCGCCCAGTCGAGTACCTGGACGGTGACAAGACCTGCCGCGCTAACCTGCTCAACGGCGCCAATATCACCACCATCATCCGTGACGGGGGCTATCGCCTGTGGGGCAACCGCACCTTGTCCTCGGATGCGAAGTGGGCCTTTGTTACCCGTGTGCGCACCACCGACATGGTGATGGACGCGATTCAGGCGGGCATGAAATGGGCGGTCGACCGGGGCATCACCAAGACCTACGTCAAGGACGTAACGGAGACGATCAATGCCTTTATGCGCGACCTGAAAGCCCAGGGCGCGGTGATCAATTTCGAAGTCTACCCCGACCTTGAAAAGACCACAGCTACGCAGATCGAGCAGGGCAAGGTGTACTGGACCATCCGCTTTACCGATGTGCCGCCGGCGGAAAACCCGATTTTCCAAATTGAAGTCACGAACCAGTGGCTGACTGAAGTTCTGGAAGCCTAA
- a CDS encoding phage major tail tube protein, whose translation MIPQTLFNTNMFVAGMSLQGDVPSLSLPKVTVKTEEYRGGGMDASVAMDMGLEKLEASFATNGIRREVLKYFGTFDQTGFDASFRGAFKGQKGATTAVVATLRGGLREVDPGEWSAGSKAEFKYAVDVTYYKLEIDGRVMFEIDPINCVRVIDGVDQLADVRNALGL comes from the coding sequence ATGATTCCGCAAACCCTGTTTAACACCAACATGTTTGTCGCAGGCATGAGCCTGCAGGGCGACGTCCCCAGCCTGAGCCTGCCCAAGGTCACGGTAAAGACCGAGGAGTATCGCGGCGGCGGTATGGATGCCTCGGTGGCAATGGACATGGGCTTGGAAAAGCTGGAGGCCAGCTTTGCCACCAACGGTATCCGCCGTGAGGTGCTGAAGTACTTCGGCACCTTTGACCAGACCGGTTTTGACGCGTCGTTTCGCGGTGCCTTCAAGGGCCAGAAAGGTGCCACAACGGCGGTGGTGGCCACCTTGCGTGGCGGCCTGCGTGAAGTCGACCCGGGTGAGTGGTCGGCCGGTTCCAAGGCCGAGTTCAAGTACGCCGTGGACGTCACCTACTACAAGCTCGAAATCGACGGGCGCGTGATGTTTGAAATCGATCCGATCAACTGCGTGCGCGTCATTGATGGCGTGGACCAACTGGCTGACGTGCGAAACGCCCTGGGCCTCTAA
- a CDS encoding phage tail assembly protein, protein MTATKKLPSWLELTAEGATITLRKPTEINQIQVDRISLRAPTVKDVQQATVQSCGDAEKRELILFASLTGSGDKDISAMTIVDYNRLQAGYFRLVEDDEPYAYHD, encoded by the coding sequence ATGACTGCTACTAAAAAACTGCCAAGCTGGCTCGAACTGACGGCCGAAGGTGCCACCATCACCTTGCGCAAACCGACCGAGATCAACCAAATCCAAGTCGATCGGATCAGCCTACGCGCACCCACCGTCAAGGATGTACAGCAAGCCACCGTCCAGTCCTGCGGTGATGCTGAAAAGCGCGAGCTGATCTTGTTCGCATCCCTCACGGGGTCCGGCGACAAGGACATTAGCGCCATGACCATCGTCGACTACAACCGCCTGCAGGCCGGTTATTTTCGCCTGGTCGAAGATGATGAACCTTACGCCTACCACGATTAA
- a CDS encoding phage tail tape measure protein, whose product MANNMSLGLVIGGAVSSTVGVAFKDVESRVKKLSEQGKKARVLQSTIGETMRLRDEWRKAHAAGEKGAQALLNRLERNLGVLRKEGVEVGRLAKEYDRLGRAGRSAELKVKGHNQISQGKQQVKAGVAQGVVATGLVAATSKVSADYQAIIRDIAIKAGVARSAQEADMSRSIIATSNDIGMGRNEVADVVNQLVGAGMDLKQAMEFAPVAAKFVVGQGSSGVDTAKMIQALQSNANITDPKVLEKALEAVAFQGQAGSFEASDMARWFPQLLASMQKQGITGMDAVTQLGAMLQVQMKTAGTSDEAANNLKNWMEKIGSGEVVEAYSKAGIDYQGSLNTGIQGGMSTLEASFGLAKRYIEATDPKKAAKMAEATAQISKEANPEKAKAMLSSLEQALRTGDIFADMQVKSALTAYVQNKALYEQLKNEASGASGILDKNLSERRDTSSQKWAETIQAGNDAMRSVGDAIQPVTDAVATGLTTVVKGITKLSDESPKLVMGLTALATGASVVTSLLGALKIGRGLVNLARGGLGGGGADRAGVQSVFVTNAKDALGDGGDDEKGDAVKSLVSAGLNALIGRKDEDKEGEGASDTKLDPVETGLKLLDVIREAKGGDDEAGPDHTQKVFVVNAREIGGGGSGGGRGGRRSRRRGPPRPPVPLPVPPRLGARLMNAVGTISKAGKAIPAGSLFEAGIKAFDTYTTAKTAQEKAEGYGGAAGGLAGSVAGAAAGAAIGSVVPIIGTAMGGLVGAFLGGMGGDTVGGMFGKTSFAKSLFGSDAEPGDVVRSMSAQSGRSQAPSPLVFKSESKPAPIDQQFTFAPHMPITVQGDVKDPDELMRKLQPMMQGHLNDFARQMEDNARLANDRTLYDAPHIG is encoded by the coding sequence ATGGCAAACAACATGTCGCTCGGCTTGGTGATCGGCGGAGCGGTGAGCTCGACCGTGGGCGTTGCATTTAAGGATGTGGAAAGCCGCGTCAAAAAGCTCAGTGAGCAAGGCAAGAAAGCCCGGGTACTGCAGAGCACGATTGGCGAAACCATGCGCCTGCGTGACGAGTGGCGAAAGGCTCACGCTGCAGGTGAGAAGGGTGCGCAAGCGCTGCTGAACCGGCTGGAGCGAAACCTCGGCGTACTGCGCAAGGAAGGCGTGGAAGTCGGCCGGCTGGCTAAGGAATACGACCGCCTGGGTCGTGCCGGGCGTAGCGCTGAACTGAAGGTTAAAGGCCATAACCAAATCAGTCAGGGCAAACAGCAAGTCAAAGCCGGCGTAGCCCAGGGCGTTGTTGCGACAGGGTTGGTGGCCGCGACAAGTAAGGTCAGCGCCGATTATCAGGCGATCATCCGTGACATTGCGATCAAGGCCGGCGTGGCCCGATCGGCGCAAGAGGCCGATATGTCGCGCAGCATCATCGCGACGTCGAACGATATCGGCATGGGCCGCAACGAAGTGGCCGATGTGGTTAACCAGTTGGTCGGCGCAGGGATGGACCTTAAGCAGGCGATGGAGTTTGCGCCGGTGGCGGCCAAGTTCGTCGTGGGGCAGGGCTCGTCTGGTGTCGACACCGCCAAGATGATCCAAGCACTGCAGAGTAACGCCAATATCACCGACCCTAAGGTGCTGGAAAAGGCGCTGGAGGCGGTGGCATTCCAAGGGCAGGCGGGCAGCTTTGAAGCCAGCGACATGGCGCGCTGGTTCCCGCAACTGCTCGCAAGCATGCAGAAACAGGGCATCACCGGTATGGACGCGGTGACGCAGCTGGGGGCAATGCTCCAAGTTCAGATGAAAACTGCCGGCACCTCCGACGAAGCGGCCAACAACCTCAAAAACTGGATGGAGAAGATCGGTTCCGGTGAAGTGGTGGAAGCCTATTCAAAGGCGGGCATTGATTACCAGGGCTCGCTCAACACCGGCATTCAGGGTGGCATGTCCACGCTGGAGGCCAGTTTTGGGTTGGCCAAGCGGTACATCGAAGCCACCGACCCGAAGAAAGCCGCGAAGATGGCCGAGGCCACGGCCCAGATCAGTAAAGAGGCGAACCCGGAAAAAGCCAAGGCCATGCTCAGCAGTCTGGAGCAGGCCCTGCGCACCGGCGATATCTTTGCCGACATGCAGGTCAAGTCAGCACTGACGGCTTATGTGCAGAACAAGGCGCTGTACGAGCAGCTTAAAAACGAGGCGTCCGGAGCCTCTGGGATCTTGGACAAAAACCTGTCGGAACGGCGCGACACCTCGTCGCAAAAATGGGCCGAGACGATTCAGGCGGGCAACGACGCCATGCGCAGCGTGGGGGATGCCATTCAGCCCGTTACGGATGCGGTGGCCACCGGACTGACTACGGTGGTCAAGGGCATCACCAAACTGTCGGACGAGTCGCCCAAGCTGGTGATGGGGCTGACGGCGCTGGCCACCGGGGCCAGTGTGGTGACCAGTTTGTTGGGTGCGCTCAAGATCGGCCGGGGACTGGTCAATCTGGCCCGGGGCGGACTGGGTGGCGGTGGTGCAGATCGTGCCGGTGTGCAGTCGGTCTTTGTCACCAACGCCAAGGACGCACTGGGTGACGGGGGCGACGACGAGAAGGGGGATGCGGTCAAGTCGTTGGTCTCGGCAGGCCTCAATGCACTGATTGGCCGCAAGGACGAGGATAAGGAAGGTGAGGGCGCCTCCGATACCAAACTGGACCCGGTCGAAACCGGCCTGAAGCTGCTCGATGTCATCCGGGAGGCGAAGGGCGGAGACGATGAGGCCGGGCCTGACCACACGCAGAAGGTCTTTGTGGTCAACGCCCGGGAAATCGGTGGAGGTGGTTCGGGTGGCGGTCGCGGTGGGCGTCGATCGCGGCGCCGGGGTCCGCCACGCCCGCCGGTACCGCTACCCGTACCGCCGCGTTTGGGCGCTCGATTGATGAACGCCGTTGGCACTATCAGCAAGGCGGGGAAAGCCATCCCTGCCGGCTCGCTATTTGAGGCGGGCATCAAGGCCTTTGACACCTACACCACAGCCAAGACCGCCCAAGAGAAAGCCGAAGGCTACGGCGGTGCTGCCGGTGGCTTGGCCGGGTCGGTGGCGGGTGCAGCGGCCGGTGCGGCGATCGGCTCCGTTGTTCCGATCATTGGCACGGCGATGGGCGGGCTGGTTGGCGCGTTCCTGGGGGGCATGGGTGGCGACACCGTGGGCGGTATGTTCGGCAAAACGTCGTTTGCCAAGTCGCTGTTTGGCAGCGATGCAGAGCCGGGTGATGTGGTGCGTTCGATGAGCGCGCAGTCCGGTCGGTCACAAGCCCCGTCGCCTTTGGTGTTCAAGTCTGAATCCAAGCCTGCGCCGATCGATCAGCAGTTCACTTTTGCCCCGCATATGCCCATTACGGTGCAGGGTGATGTGAAAGACCCCGACGAGCTGATGCGCAAGCTGCAACCCATGATGCAGGGCCATTTGAATGACTTCGCCCGGCAGATGGAAGACAACGCCCGCCTGGCCAATGACCGCACGTTATACGACGCCCCACACATCGGGTAA
- a CDS encoding phage tail protein, with the protein MPYMEQMQSTVSYLATAGEAGRRSLDGMMGPVNGAISEMSGAASELETLPVIGPMVGEKLQRVMRGISAAQAKVGAVVAVYNQATRAASQIEQRLEVLGDQATRAKSAINQIAGKINPALGNILPTSIFATDTTPAVEAVKPFPHLLILQPHKHEAPPYYFNLDTAAFEELNRQSGFRWASQERLMRRPAQQAVGMGDDKVTLKGSIFPGHRGGLKQLDTLRSIGGMLVPLGLTTGYGYVLGDWCLTSITEDQSAFLQGGIPRKQGFSLEFVRYGEDLQNA; encoded by the coding sequence ATGCCCTATATGGAGCAGATGCAAAGCACGGTCAGTTACTTGGCCACGGCCGGTGAGGCAGGGCGGCGAAGTCTTGACGGGATGATGGGGCCGGTAAACGGGGCAATCAGTGAAATGTCCGGTGCGGCCTCGGAATTGGAGACCCTGCCGGTCATTGGTCCAATGGTTGGGGAAAAGCTGCAGCGGGTTATGCGCGGTATCAGTGCCGCACAGGCCAAAGTGGGCGCGGTGGTTGCGGTCTACAACCAAGCCACCCGCGCCGCCTCGCAGATCGAGCAGCGGCTGGAGGTTCTGGGTGATCAGGCAACCCGGGCAAAGAGCGCGATCAACCAGATTGCCGGCAAGATCAATCCTGCGTTGGGCAACATCCTGCCGACCAGCATCTTTGCCACCGACACCACCCCGGCGGTGGAAGCGGTGAAGCCGTTCCCCCACTTGCTGATCCTGCAGCCGCACAAGCACGAAGCACCGCCGTATTACTTCAATCTGGATACGGCAGCCTTTGAGGAACTGAACCGGCAGAGCGGTTTCCGCTGGGCCTCGCAAGAGCGCTTGATGCGTCGGCCGGCACAGCAGGCGGTGGGTATGGGTGACGACAAAGTCACCCTCAAGGGTTCTATCTTTCCCGGGCACCGGGGCGGCCTCAAGCAACTGGACACCCTGCGCAGCATCGGCGGGATGTTGGTGCCGCTGGGCCTGACCACGGGCTATGGCTACGTCCTGGGAGATTGGTGCCTGACCTCGATCACCGAGGATCAGAGCGCGTTCCTGCAGGGCGGAATTCCCCGCAAGCAGGGCTTTAGTTTGGAGTTCGTCCGATATGGCGAGGACCTGCAGAACGCTTGA
- a CDS encoding tail protein X has product MARTCRTLDGDKLYTICHNAYGHLNGSVEAVLEANPGLAAEPEPYRGGLLIVLPDLALASDEQAVQLWS; this is encoded by the coding sequence ATGGCGAGGACCTGCAGAACGCTTGACGGCGACAAGCTCTACACCATTTGTCACAACGCCTATGGGCACCTCAACGGCAGCGTGGAGGCTGTGCTGGAAGCCAACCCCGGGTTGGCCGCCGAGCCTGAGCCGTATCGCGGCGGCTTGCTGATCGTGTTGCCGGACTTGGCGTTGGCCAGCGATGAGCAGGCCGTCCAGCTCTGGAGCTGA
- a CDS encoding phage late control D family protein encodes MTPVFRIVADGSDITRMINDRLLLLRTSDKPGMESDEFELRIDDRDSAVTLPSRGACIEIYLGYAGSTLSREGRYVVDEVEVSGPPDTLVIRGKASDMRGSGKTTRSGSWEGDSLATIVSTVARRNGWEPACTVATIVPRADQLGESDFNFITRLARQHDCTAKVADGKLIVMLRQGGVTASGKTLGVVTINKADVSRYSFRLGDRSTHKAVSTKYQDKATGKLAVVNLNNDDAPDGLPPVHTDRHIHPNKTAAEQAAKARLAAFNRSTAGVRLEMPGRSDLFAERMINAQGFKDGLNGEYLVESREQVFTQSGWSTTIECNAGKKGKAKVKGKKPEKTLKIVQL; translated from the coding sequence ATGACGCCCGTTTTTCGCATCGTCGCCGATGGCAGCGACATCACCCGCATGATCAACGACCGGCTGTTGCTGCTGCGTACCTCGGACAAGCCCGGGATGGAATCGGACGAGTTTGAGTTGCGCATTGACGACCGCGACAGCGCCGTGACGTTGCCGTCTCGCGGTGCCTGCATCGAAATCTATCTGGGCTATGCCGGGTCGACCTTGTCCCGGGAGGGCCGCTATGTGGTCGATGAGGTCGAAGTCTCCGGCCCTCCGGACACGCTGGTGATACGTGGCAAGGCTAGCGATATGCGCGGCAGCGGCAAGACCACCCGTAGCGGTAGCTGGGAGGGCGATAGCTTGGCCACCATCGTCAGCACCGTGGCGCGGCGTAACGGCTGGGAGCCAGCCTGTACGGTGGCCACGATCGTGCCCCGGGCTGACCAGTTGGGGGAATCAGACTTCAATTTCATTACCCGGCTGGCCCGGCAGCACGACTGCACGGCCAAGGTCGCTGACGGCAAGTTGATCGTTATGCTGCGTCAGGGCGGTGTCACGGCCAGCGGCAAGACGCTGGGCGTCGTGACCATCAACAAAGCGGACGTCAGCCGCTACAGCTTTCGGCTGGGCGATCGCTCGACCCACAAGGCTGTGAGCACCAAGTACCAGGACAAAGCCACCGGCAAACTGGCGGTGGTGAATCTGAACAACGACGACGCCCCGGACGGACTGCCGCCGGTGCATACAGATCGGCATATCCACCCGAACAAGACCGCCGCCGAACAGGCCGCCAAGGCGCGTTTGGCCGCATTCAACCGCTCGACTGCAGGTGTGCGACTGGAAATGCCCGGGCGCTCTGATCTGTTCGCAGAACGGATGATCAATGCACAGGGGTTCAAGGATGGGCTCAATGGCGAGTACCTGGTGGAATCCCGGGAACAGGTATTCACCCAGTCTGGCTGGTCGACGACGATCGAGTGCAACGCCGGCAAGAAGGGAAAGGCCAAGGTCAAAGGCAAGAAGCCCGAGAAAACCCTGAAAATCGTTCAACTCTAA
- a CDS encoding glycoside hydrolase family 19 protein, with amino-acid sequence MSITQQQLLQILPNAGPVAGVFVPVLNAAMVHYQIIGPKRVAAFIAQIGHESGQLKYVKEIWGPTVAQAKYEGRKDLGNTVAGDGSKYRGRGLIQITGRANYMACGEGLGLDLIKQPELLEKPKHACMSAAWFWATKGLSTLADAGQFDKITHRINGGQNGAADRQALYARALKVLA; translated from the coding sequence ATGTCGATTACCCAGCAACAACTCCTGCAGATTCTCCCCAACGCCGGCCCAGTTGCCGGCGTTTTTGTGCCGGTACTCAACGCCGCGATGGTGCATTACCAGATCATTGGCCCCAAGCGCGTGGCCGCGTTTATCGCGCAGATTGGGCACGAGTCCGGCCAGCTCAAATACGTTAAGGAAATCTGGGGCCCAACGGTTGCCCAAGCCAAATACGAAGGCCGCAAAGATCTGGGCAACACCGTGGCCGGCGACGGCTCCAAGTACCGGGGGCGTGGCCTGATCCAGATCACCGGCCGGGCCAACTACATGGCCTGCGGCGAAGGGCTGGGCCTTGACCTGATCAAACAGCCCGAGCTGCTGGAAAAGCCAAAGCACGCCTGCATGTCGGCAGCATGGTTCTGGGCGACCAAGGGCCTGAGCACCTTGGCTGACGCAGGCCAGTTCGACAAGATCACCCATCGCATCAACGGTGGCCAGAATGGCGCGGCCGATCGGCAGGCACTCTATGCCCGGGCGCTCAAGGTGTTGGCGTGA
- a CDS encoding lysis system i-spanin subunit Rz, producing MNLDALKWGGALLLTLGLMGGSAWAAWAWQANAYGQQLAKQETSHQTTLTHLANANSALIIAEQGKRLALEQLLAASDQAHYRALTDEKTKQIHLRDRLATADLRLSALLAATDTNRCSGVPAAAGPGSVVHGAQRAQLDRAHAQRIIGIVGEGDEGLIALAACQEYVRGVAG from the coding sequence GTGAACCTCGATGCGTTGAAGTGGGGCGGGGCATTGCTGCTAACGCTTGGCCTTATGGGTGGCAGTGCATGGGCTGCATGGGCGTGGCAGGCCAACGCCTACGGCCAGCAACTGGCCAAACAAGAAACCTCCCATCAAACAACCCTGACCCATCTGGCCAATGCCAACTCAGCGCTAATCATCGCGGAGCAGGGCAAGCGTCTCGCCCTGGAGCAGTTGCTGGCAGCCAGCGACCAAGCCCATTACCGAGCCCTTACTGATGAAAAAACCAAACAAATACATCTGCGTGATCGCCTTGCTACTGCTGACCTGCGGCTGTCAGCCTTACTCGCCGCAACGGATACAAACCGTTGCAGTGGAGTGCCAGCCGCCGCCGGCCCCGGCAGTGTGGTTCATGGAGCTCAGAGAGCCCAACTTGACCGAGCGCATGCTCAACGAATTATCGGCATCGTCGGCGAAGGTGATGAGGGACTGATCGCCTTGGCAGCATGTCAGGAGTATGTACGGGGAGTAGCGGGTTAG